From one Acidobacteriota bacterium genomic stretch:
- a CDS encoding 1-acyl-sn-glycerol-3-phosphate acyltransferase, translating to MQDEITQAILAREDVGRYLKAGHGQTELQARERIYAYLDELRTTQRYPIYRALKHPLYPILRKVERLSEGIDIVRQATSAGRVMYISNHKSHLDYLVEPLVLDDHKIRPPVIAAGINLFGGPLGLLHRHVTGAVPIRRDAKDPAYLVTLKAYVAELLKRHDLLFYLEGGRSYSGEMKSPKTGLLHAAALAGVTDLVIVPTAIAYDLVLEDRNLARQGAKRRQRPFSRELAEMVGSAVGYHSRAFVTFGEPIPLAGWNAESKREVMSLALTVREALGRLHKVLPSAIVATAVRPSQPRRAIEARVAELVSALGEAGANLESRDAADVTERGLQMLEARDVLVHERGLWRVRDRLVLRYYARTISHLLEPPRRLARTH from the coding sequence ATGCAGGACGAGATCACCCAGGCCATCCTCGCGAGGGAGGACGTCGGACGCTACCTGAAGGCCGGCCACGGCCAGACTGAGCTGCAGGCGCGCGAGCGCATCTACGCGTACCTCGACGAGCTGCGGACGACCCAGCGCTACCCGATCTACCGCGCGCTCAAGCACCCGCTCTACCCGATCCTGCGCAAGGTGGAACGCCTGTCAGAGGGCATCGACATCGTCCGGCAGGCGACCTCCGCGGGTCGGGTCATGTACATCTCGAACCACAAGAGCCACCTCGACTACCTGGTCGAACCGCTCGTCCTCGACGATCACAAGATCAGGCCACCGGTCATCGCGGCGGGCATCAACCTGTTCGGCGGGCCGCTCGGCCTCCTGCACCGGCACGTCACCGGGGCGGTGCCGATCCGCCGCGACGCGAAGGACCCCGCCTACCTGGTGACGCTGAAGGCCTACGTGGCGGAACTGCTGAAGCGCCACGATCTGCTGTTCTACCTCGAGGGCGGGCGGAGCTACAGCGGCGAGATGAAGTCGCCCAAGACGGGGTTGCTGCACGCGGCCGCGCTGGCCGGGGTCACGGACCTCGTCATCGTCCCGACGGCGATCGCCTACGACCTCGTGCTCGAGGACCGCAACCTGGCGCGGCAGGGGGCAAAGCGGCGGCAGCGTCCGTTCTCACGCGAACTGGCCGAGATGGTCGGGTCGGCGGTCGGCTACCATTCGCGCGCCTTCGTGACCTTCGGCGAGCCGATTCCCCTGGCGGGCTGGAACGCGGAATCGAAGCGGGAGGTGATGTCCCTCGCGTTGACGGTACGCGAGGCCCTCGGCCGCCTGCACAAGGTGCTGCCGTCGGCCATCGTGGCGACGGCCGTCAGGCCGTCGCAGCCGCGCCGGGCCATCGAGGCGCGGGTGGCCGAGCTCGTGTCGGCCCTGGGCGAGGCGGGCGCGAACCTCGAGTCGCGCGATGCGGCCGACGTGACGGAGCGCGGGCTGCAGATGCTCGAGGCCCGCGACGTGCTCGTCCACGAGCGCGGCCTGTGGCGCGTGCGCGATCGCCTCGTCCTGCGGTACTATGCCCGTACGATCTCCCACCTGCTCGAGCCCCCGAGGCGCCTCGCGCGGACGCACTGA
- a CDS encoding GAF domain-containing protein — MPTSADPSSLERALADDVASAETATDAMTRVVERLAREVPHYTWVGIYLLEGDDLVLGPFVGKPSPHVRIPLGQGICGAAASARATIVVDDVNADPRYLACSLETKSEIVVPILAGDRVLGEIDIDSDQPAAFGEGDRRLLEPLAARLAERLA, encoded by the coding sequence ATGCCGACCTCCGCCGATCCCTCGTCGCTCGAACGCGCCCTGGCCGACGACGTGGCCTCGGCCGAAACGGCCACCGACGCGATGACGCGCGTGGTCGAGCGTCTGGCCCGCGAGGTGCCGCACTACACCTGGGTCGGCATCTACCTGCTCGAGGGCGACGATCTCGTGCTCGGCCCGTTCGTCGGCAAGCCCTCGCCGCACGTGCGCATACCGCTCGGCCAGGGCATCTGCGGCGCGGCGGCGTCCGCACGCGCGACCATCGTCGTCGACGACGTGAACGCCGACCCGCGGTACCTGGCGTGCAGCCTCGAGACGAAGTCCGAGATCGTGGTGCCGATCCTCGCGGGCGATCGCGTGCTCGGCGAGATCGACATCGATTCCGACCAGCCGGCCGCCTTCGGCGAGGGAGACCGCCGGCTGCTCGAACCGCTTGCGGCCCGGCTGGCCGAGCGGCTGGCCTGA
- a CDS encoding PD40 domain-containing protein, whose amino-acid sequence MEARSLSTPLRLLLSGSLALAVGAAVLSSTTTTAADGGSERRLRNVTQLTFGGENAEAYFSFDGRRLIFQSTREGVRCDQIFTMNVDGSDVSMVSNGEGRTTCGYYLPDGRSIVYASTHLGSRECPPRPDFSRGYVWPIYDTYDIFRADADGSNLVRLTDTPGYDAEATVGPDGRIVFTSLRDGDMDIYSMNPDGSDVKRLTNRIGPDGGAFFSADGSQIVFRSKEIPPGPERDGYQALLKDGLWRPTDLEIFVMDADGSNLRQVTDLNGSSFAPFFHPDGRRIIFSSNHHDPSGRNFDLYLINVDGSGLERVTYNETFDGFPMFSPDGKTLVFASNRDGRSPGETNVFIAEWVDEF is encoded by the coding sequence CTGGAGGCCCGTTCCTTGTCCACCCCCCTTCGTCTGCTTCTCTCCGGCTCGCTGGCGCTCGCCGTCGGTGCGGCCGTCCTGTCCAGCACCACGACGACGGCTGCCGATGGCGGCTCCGAGCGCCGGCTGCGCAACGTCACGCAGCTCACCTTCGGCGGCGAGAACGCCGAGGCGTACTTCTCGTTCGACGGCCGTCGCCTGATCTTCCAGTCGACGCGGGAAGGCGTGCGCTGCGATCAGATCTTCACGATGAACGTCGACGGCAGCGACGTGAGCATGGTCAGCAACGGCGAGGGCCGCACGACGTGCGGGTACTACCTGCCCGACGGCCGCTCGATCGTCTACGCGTCGACGCACCTCGGGAGCCGCGAGTGCCCGCCACGCCCCGACTTCTCGCGGGGGTACGTCTGGCCGATCTACGACACGTACGACATCTTCAGGGCCGACGCCGACGGGTCGAACCTCGTGCGGCTCACCGACACCCCGGGATACGACGCCGAGGCCACCGTCGGCCCCGACGGCCGCATCGTCTTCACCAGCCTGCGCGACGGCGACATGGACATCTACTCGATGAACCCCGACGGCTCGGACGTCAAGCGACTCACGAATCGTATCGGACCGGACGGCGGCGCGTTCTTCTCGGCCGACGGATCGCAGATCGTCTTCAGGTCGAAAGAGATCCCGCCCGGGCCGGAGCGCGACGGGTACCAGGCCCTGCTGAAGGACGGCCTCTGGCGGCCGACCGACCTCGAGATCTTCGTGATGGACGCGGACGGGTCGAACCTCAGGCAGGTGACCGACCTCAACGGCTCGAGCTTCGCGCCGTTCTTCCACCCCGACGGCAGGCGGATCATCTTCTCGTCGAACCACCACGATCCGAGCGGGCGCAACTTCGACCTGTACCTGATCAACGTCGACGGCTCCGGCCTCGAGCGGGTGACGTACAACGAGACGTTCGACGGCTTTCCGATGTTCTCGCCAGATGGGAAGACGCTGGTCTTCGCGTCGAACCGTGATGGACGATCTCCGGGCGAGACGAACGTCTTCATCGCCGAGTGGGTCGACGAGTTCTGA
- a CDS encoding TonB family protein, with translation MARLRRVASFTGITALLLLRTAGAVQTWPLQAESPAAAPAVGHVAQPGIPTDQPRPTPAAILKAPVVFPAVAAGPGGPVILHVRTDAAGTPTGVEAVGGEVELAEAAVSALWAWRFEPDAEAREFLIALNVRPSAPDPFSDAPAARVGGDVTPPTKIVHVSPVYPPEARERGIQGVVVLEVRIGRDGHTTEGRVLRPVDWRLDAAALDAALRWQFAPTFVEGSARPVVMTVTVNFTLQ, from the coding sequence ATGGCCCGCCTTCGTCGCGTCGCCTCGTTCACCGGCATCACGGCACTCCTGCTTCTGAGGACTGCGGGCGCTGTGCAGACCTGGCCACTGCAGGCCGAGTCGCCCGCCGCGGCGCCAGCCGTGGGCCACGTCGCGCAGCCCGGCATTCCCACCGACCAGCCTCGGCCAACGCCAGCCGCCATCCTGAAGGCGCCGGTGGTCTTCCCCGCGGTTGCCGCGGGCCCGGGCGGTCCGGTGATTCTGCACGTGCGGACGGACGCGGCCGGTACGCCCACCGGCGTCGAGGCGGTGGGCGGCGAGGTCGAGCTCGCCGAAGCGGCAGTTTCCGCGCTGTGGGCGTGGCGGTTCGAACCCGACGCCGAGGCCCGCGAGTTCCTGATCGCGCTCAATGTGCGCCCGTCGGCGCCCGACCCGTTCTCGGACGCGCCGGCCGCGCGCGTCGGCGGCGACGTGACACCGCCCACGAAGATCGTCCACGTCTCGCCGGTCTATCCGCCCGAGGCCAGGGAGCGCGGCATCCAGGGCGTCGTGGTGCTCGAGGTCAGGATTGGGCGCGACGGCCACACCACGGAAGGGCGCGTGCTGCGTCCGGTCGACTGGCGGCTCGACGCCGCCGCGCTCGACGCGGCCCTGCGGTGGCAGTTCGCGCCCACCTTCGTCGAGGGGAGCGCCCGGCCGGTCGTGATGACCGTGACAGTGAACTTCACGCTGCAGTAG
- a CDS encoding DUF255 domain-containing protein, with amino-acid sequence MAPDSPSPEWLEWGTEPFARAARRHQPVLLSIVASWSEACAEMDRETFAQPAVRDLVASAVVPVRVDADRRPDVAARYGLGAWPSTVFLGPEGALLAGGTFADAERLVAVVRALADTFARREGELRAAALAALAAPPDLPPPAAAVDWSMPATLAARALGAFDEGHGGFGPAPWHPPGELLLFLIVYGTRHRDSRALQAAGTVLDALHSRLVDRHDGGLYRGAAGPGWQSPDTARLLDVNAALLRVAAAAHAAGVSPAAAPMARRLVAFLCETLLDREVGAFRLAQRGDAAWFAAGDRDPGGAPPVTDWCPVDGNARACRALLSAAEALGDPALAESAVDTLDRVVSAAYERGAGVAHVLDPRPRVRGLLADQVAVSAALLEAAAVSGRDFYADLAEELMRSAIVKLWDARHECFADRLRSPAGGGDIGLLARPLFPLAANAEAALVLRHLAARRGDAGLAAHADAMLRALASRWDAAGLDAAPYALAVLGASEYRE; translated from the coding sequence ATGGCACCGGATTCGCCGTCGCCCGAGTGGCTCGAGTGGGGCACCGAGCCGTTCGCGCGCGCGGCCCGACGACACCAGCCCGTGCTGCTCTCCATCGTCGCCTCGTGGTCCGAGGCCTGCGCCGAGATGGACCGCGAGACCTTCGCGCAGCCCGCGGTTCGAGACCTGGTGGCGTCGGCCGTCGTGCCCGTGCGTGTCGATGCCGACCGGCGTCCCGACGTGGCTGCGCGGTATGGCCTCGGCGCCTGGCCCTCGACCGTGTTCCTCGGCCCCGAGGGGGCGCTTCTGGCCGGCGGCACGTTCGCCGACGCCGAGCGCCTGGTCGCGGTCGTGCGCGCGCTGGCCGACACGTTCGCGAGACGCGAAGGCGAGTTGCGTGCCGCCGCGCTCGCGGCGCTCGCGGCGCCGCCCGACCTCCCGCCGCCGGCCGCCGCCGTCGACTGGTCGATGCCGGCGACGCTCGCCGCGCGGGCGCTGGGCGCGTTTGACGAAGGGCACGGCGGCTTCGGCCCCGCGCCCTGGCATCCGCCTGGCGAGCTCCTCCTGTTCCTGATCGTGTACGGGACCAGACATCGCGATTCGCGCGCGCTGCAGGCGGCAGGAACGGTCCTCGACGCGCTGCACTCGAGGTTGGTCGACCGGCACGACGGCGGCCTCTATCGCGGGGCTGCGGGCCCGGGCTGGCAGTCGCCCGACACGGCGCGCCTGCTCGACGTGAACGCCGCGCTCCTGCGCGTGGCCGCGGCCGCCCATGCCGCCGGCGTGTCGCCTGCCGCCGCGCCGATGGCGCGGCGGCTCGTGGCGTTCCTGTGCGAGACGCTGCTCGATCGCGAGGTGGGCGCGTTCCGCCTCGCGCAGCGCGGCGACGCAGCCTGGTTCGCTGCCGGCGATCGCGATCCGGGCGGGGCGCCGCCGGTCACCGACTGGTGTCCGGTCGACGGCAACGCCCGCGCCTGCCGCGCGCTGCTCAGCGCGGCCGAGGCGCTCGGCGACCCCGCGCTCGCGGAGTCCGCCGTCGACACGCTCGATCGCGTCGTCAGTGCCGCCTACGAGCGTGGAGCCGGGGTGGCGCACGTGCTCGATCCGCGGCCGCGCGTGCGCGGGCTGCTCGCCGATCAGGTGGCCGTGAGCGCCGCGCTGCTCGAAGCCGCTGCGGTGTCCGGCCGCGACTTCTACGCCGACCTCGCCGAGGAGCTGATGCGATCGGCGATCGTCAAGCTGTGGGACGCGCGGCACGAGTGTTTCGCCGACCGCCTGCGGAGCCCGGCGGGCGGAGGCGACATCGGGCTGCTCGCGCGGCCGCTCTTCCCGCTGGCGGCCAACGCCGAGGCCGCGCTCGTCCTGCGTCATCTCGCGGCGCGGCGCGGCGACGCCGGGCTCGCTGCCCACGCCGACGCGATGCTGCGCGCCCTCGCGAGCCGCTGGGACGCGGCGGGCCTCGATGCCGCGCCGTACGCCCTCGCGGTGCTGGGGGCCAGCGAGTACCGCGAATGA
- a CDS encoding proline dehydrogenase family protein, which yields MFDALSKSFFHTLAGSATIKRTVSRYGMRNPSSFARRFIAGESLDEAIAAVREIERAGLMHTLDLLGESVTSIEEAAAATQAYVEVVEAVERAGIERNISLKLTQLGLDIDRATCVDNLRRILDAARSGEFFVRIDMENSPYTDVTLDIWETVWELGYRHVGVALQSYLHRSEDDMRRVNRLGGRVRLIKGAYKEPKDVAYQSKADVDACFVRMMEGLLTEGTYPAIATHDERMIDQTKAFAKERAIDPSRYEFQLLYGIRRDLQASLLAEGYNVRVYVPFGREWFPYFMRRLGERPANVGFVLRGILSER from the coding sequence ATGTTTGACGCCCTGTCGAAGAGCTTCTTCCACACGCTGGCCGGCAGCGCCACCATCAAGAGGACCGTTTCCCGCTACGGCATGCGGAACCCGTCGAGCTTCGCCCGGCGCTTCATCGCCGGCGAGTCGCTCGACGAGGCCATCGCGGCCGTCCGCGAGATCGAGCGCGCCGGCCTGATGCACACGCTCGACCTGCTCGGTGAGAGCGTGACGTCGATCGAGGAGGCGGCCGCGGCGACGCAGGCGTACGTCGAGGTGGTCGAAGCGGTCGAGCGGGCCGGCATCGAGCGGAACATCTCGCTCAAGCTCACACAGCTCGGCCTCGACATCGACCGGGCCACCTGCGTCGACAACCTGCGACGCATCCTCGACGCCGCCCGGAGCGGCGAGTTCTTCGTGCGCATCGACATGGAGAACTCGCCGTACACCGACGTCACGCTCGACATCTGGGAGACGGTCTGGGAACTGGGCTACAGGCACGTCGGCGTCGCGCTGCAGAGCTACCTGCACCGCAGCGAGGACGACATGCGCCGGGTGAACCGCCTCGGCGGCCGCGTCCGGCTGATCAAGGGCGCCTACAAGGAACCGAAGGACGTCGCCTACCAGAGCAAGGCCGACGTCGACGCGTGCTTCGTGCGGATGATGGAGGGTCTGCTCACCGAGGGCACGTATCCGGCCATCGCCACCCACGACGAGCGGATGATCGACCAGACGAAGGCATTCGCGAAGGAGCGCGCCATCGACCCGTCGCGATACGAGTTCCAGCTGCTGTACGGGATCCGCCGCGACCTGCAGGCGTCGCTGCTCGCGGAAGGCTACAACGTGCGCGTGTACGTGCCCTTCGGCCGCGAGTGGTTCCCCTACTTCATGCGGCGGCTCGGCGAGCGCCCGGCCAACGTCGGGTTCGTGCTGCGCGGGATCCTCTCGGAGCGATAG
- a CDS encoding isocitrate dehydrogenase (NAD(+)), whose amino-acid sequence MAHTITLIPGDGIGPEVSDAVLRILLAAAVPIDWDRQDAGLLAFETQGTSLPKGVLDSIERNRIALKGPLTTPIAEGFTSVNVGLRKALDLYSNLRPVNKVRGIESRFENVDLIIVRENTEDLYAGLEHVVVPGVVESLKIITARASERIARFAFKYARQWGRKRVTAIHKANIMKLGDGLFLESVRGVSREFPDVTYDERIVDAACMHLVMTPEKFDVLLLPNLYGDIVSDLCAGLVGGLGVVPGANLGEHVAVFEAVHGSAPDIAGQGIANPMALLLSALMMLRHLGEDAAADRIRAALERVLVKGETLTRDLGGTATTLAFTDAVCREVEAGR is encoded by the coding sequence ATGGCCCACACGATCACCCTGATTCCCGGCGACGGCATCGGCCCCGAGGTCAGCGATGCCGTGCTCCGCATCCTGCTCGCCGCGGCCGTCCCCATCGACTGGGACCGGCAGGATGCGGGCCTGCTGGCCTTCGAGACGCAGGGCACGTCGCTGCCCAAGGGCGTGCTCGACTCGATCGAGCGGAACCGGATCGCGCTGAAGGGCCCGCTGACCACTCCGATCGCCGAGGGGTTCACCAGCGTCAACGTGGGCCTGCGCAAGGCGCTCGACCTCTACTCGAACCTGCGGCCGGTGAACAAGGTCCGGGGCATCGAGTCGCGGTTCGAGAACGTCGACCTGATCATCGTCCGCGAGAACACCGAGGACCTGTACGCCGGCCTCGAGCACGTGGTCGTGCCGGGCGTCGTCGAGAGCCTGAAGATCATCACGGCCAGGGCCTCGGAGCGCATCGCGCGCTTCGCGTTCAAGTACGCGCGCCAGTGGGGGCGGAAACGCGTCACGGCCATCCACAAGGCCAACATCATGAAGCTCGGCGACGGGCTGTTCCTCGAGAGCGTACGGGGCGTGTCGCGCGAGTTCCCCGACGTCACCTACGACGAGCGCATCGTCGACGCGGCCTGCATGCACCTCGTGATGACGCCCGAGAAGTTCGACGTGCTGCTGCTGCCGAACCTGTACGGCGACATCGTCTCTGACCTGTGCGCGGGGCTCGTCGGGGGCCTGGGCGTCGTGCCCGGGGCGAACCTCGGCGAGCACGTCGCGGTGTTCGAGGCCGTGCACGGCAGCGCGCCCGACATCGCCGGCCAGGGCATCGCGAACCCCATGGCCCTGCTCCTCTCGGCGCTGATGATGCTGCGCCACCTGGGGGAGGACGCCGCCGCGGATCGCATCCGCGCCGCCCTCGAGCGCGTGCTGGTGAAGGGCGAAACACTGACACGCGATCTCGGCGGCACGGCTACGACGCTGGCGTTCACCGACGCGGTCTGCCGGGAGGTCGAAGCCGGGCGCTGA
- a CDS encoding SDR family oxidoreductase yields MSSRLAGRAAVITGASSGIGAALAETLAARGVAVVVGARRLDRLTSLVSTIESAGGRALAVGCDVTREADVRALVMRALTTFGRLDIVVANAGAGFYGTLDETTPEVMTGLMDVNFMGTFHAARAALPHFEQQRRGHLVIVSSIQGRRAIAFSSAYASTKFAQAGLAEALRAEFAGTEIHVTSVFPVSTATEFREAMRRDRGLTIEGHGPSQSSAAVAAAIVGAIERPRPEVYPYRLAKWLPVVSAVAPRLADRLMRRFGRRRAGGP; encoded by the coding sequence ATGTCATCCCGCCTCGCCGGCCGCGCGGCCGTCATCACCGGCGCGTCGTCCGGCATCGGTGCCGCGCTCGCCGAAACGCTGGCCGCGCGCGGCGTGGCCGTCGTCGTTGGCGCCCGCCGCCTCGACCGGCTCACGAGCCTCGTGTCGACCATCGAGTCGGCGGGCGGCCGCGCGCTGGCCGTCGGCTGCGACGTGACGCGCGAAGCCGACGTACGCGCGCTCGTCATGCGCGCGCTCACCACCTTCGGCCGCCTCGACATCGTGGTGGCCAACGCCGGCGCCGGCTTCTACGGCACGCTCGACGAGACGACACCCGAGGTCATGACGGGCCTGATGGACGTCAACTTCATGGGCACCTTCCACGCTGCGCGCGCGGCGCTCCCCCATTTCGAGCAGCAGCGCCGGGGCCACCTCGTGATCGTGTCGTCGATCCAGGGCCGGAGGGCCATCGCGTTCTCGTCGGCGTACGCCTCGACGAAGTTCGCGCAGGCCGGCCTCGCCGAGGCCTTGCGAGCCGAGTTCGCCGGCACCGAAATCCACGTCACGAGCGTCTTCCCCGTCTCGACGGCGACCGAGTTCCGCGAGGCGATGCGACGCGATCGCGGCCTGACGATCGAAGGGCACGGCCCCAGCCAGTCGTCCGCGGCGGTCGCCGCCGCCATCGTCGGGGCCATCGAGCGGCCCCGGCCCGAGGTCTACCCGTACCGGCTGGCGAAGTGGCTGCCGGTCGTGAGCGCGGTCGCCCCGCGTCTCGCCGATCGACTGATGCGACGGTTCGGACGCCGGCGTGCAGGCGGCCCATGA
- a CDS encoding M20/M25/M40 family metallo-hydrolase, translated as MDPLPLLRELVAIDSVNPSLVRGAAGEAEVVACLRRVFEQAGVAVTVTEAAPGRPNLVAAVEGRAPGRTLVFCGHTDTVGVEGMAAPFDPVERAGCLYGRGAQDMKGGVAAMCAAALTLAGTGLERGRVVVAAVADEEYASAGAEALVKDLRADGAVVTEPTDLEIATAHKGFAWITVRTKGVAAHGSRPAEGRDAIMGLGRVLARLEALGRVLAGRPAEPRLGPPSLHLSTVRGGGEWSVYPDWAEVDLERRTVPGEDGRLALLEVEEILAGLRSEDPAFDGVAELVFSRAAYQIDARAEVPQMLEASLRAIGRPARFGAMSYWTDAGVLGHAGIPTVLFGPGGGGLHGLDEHVRLDEVVACRDALVDLARRFC; from the coding sequence ATGGATCCCCTGCCCCTGCTCCGGGAGCTCGTCGCCATCGACTCGGTGAATCCGTCGCTCGTTCGCGGCGCAGCGGGCGAGGCGGAGGTCGTGGCGTGCCTGCGCCGGGTCTTCGAGCAGGCCGGTGTGGCCGTGACGGTGACCGAGGCGGCTCCGGGACGGCCGAACCTGGTCGCGGCCGTCGAAGGCCGGGCGCCGGGTCGCACGCTCGTCTTCTGTGGCCACACCGACACGGTGGGCGTCGAGGGCATGGCGGCGCCGTTCGATCCCGTCGAACGCGCCGGCTGCCTCTACGGCCGCGGCGCGCAGGACATGAAGGGCGGAGTGGCCGCGATGTGCGCCGCCGCCCTGACGCTCGCCGGCACGGGTCTCGAACGGGGCCGCGTGGTCGTGGCCGCCGTGGCCGACGAGGAGTACGCGAGCGCCGGGGCCGAGGCGCTCGTGAAGGACCTGCGCGCCGATGGGGCGGTGGTGACCGAGCCGACCGACCTGGAGATCGCCACGGCGCACAAGGGGTTCGCCTGGATCACGGTGCGGACGAAGGGCGTGGCGGCACACGGCAGCCGCCCGGCCGAGGGGCGGGACGCCATCATGGGCCTCGGGCGGGTGCTGGCACGGCTCGAGGCGCTGGGGCGGGTGCTCGCCGGGCGGCCGGCCGAGCCGCGGCTCGGGCCGCCGTCGCTGCACCTGTCGACGGTGCGCGGCGGCGGGGAGTGGAGCGTCTACCCGGACTGGGCCGAGGTCGACCTCGAGCGACGGACCGTGCCCGGCGAGGATGGGCGGTTGGCGTTGCTCGAGGTGGAGGAGATCCTCGCGGGCCTTCGGTCGGAGGATCCCGCCTTCGATGGCGTCGCGGAGCTCGTCTTCAGCCGCGCCGCGTACCAGATCGACGCCCGGGCCGAAGTGCCGCAGATGCTCGAGGCGTCGTTGCGGGCGATCGGTCGGCCGGCCCGGTTCGGTGCGATGTCGTACTGGACCGACGCCGGCGTGCTCGGCCACGCGGGCATCCCCACCGTGCTCTTCGGGCCCGGCGGCGGCGGCCTGCACGGGCTCGACGAGCACGTGCGCCTGGACGAGGTGGTGGCGTGCCGCGACGCGCTCGTCGACCTGGCGCGGCGCTTCTGTTGA
- a CDS encoding sodium/proline symporter: protein MSDTPAPPMAVDGLAIAAFLLYLALIVLIGLAAMRFSSAGVSEFFVGGRRMNRFVVALSAVVSGRSAWLLLGVTGLAYATGASAIWAVTGYTVAELLLFLFFAPRLRRFSEAYGCVTLPDVFAARFDDGDGRLRLAVVAVILVFMVSYVAAQFVGGGKAFAAGFGLAPATGVALTAGIVLVYTLLGGFLAVSLTDALQAGLMIAALVVLPAVAIVDFGGWHMVAGALSMHSPTLLDPFALSGGALVGFLGIGLGSPGSPHIVVRYMSIADPAQLRVSALVGTVWNVVMGWGAVAIGLAGRAYFPDVAALPAGDTEQLFPTLAREHLHPFVFGAVVAAVFAAIMSTADSQLLVAASAVVRDVYQQVVARGREVSERLLVAYSRTAVVVLVLLALALGIVASELVFWLVLFAWAGPGAALGPPLLVAFAWRGATRAGMLAGILAGTLTTVVWYLTPALKGAMYELVPGFAAGLAATIVVSLLTRRPAATDAMFEAMEGPRRRGPGI, encoded by the coding sequence ATGTCCGATACCCCCGCGCCGCCGATGGCCGTCGACGGCCTGGCCATCGCCGCGTTTCTCCTGTACCTCGCCTTGATCGTCCTCATCGGCCTCGCCGCGATGCGATTCTCGTCGGCCGGCGTGAGCGAATTCTTCGTCGGCGGCCGTCGCATGAACCGTTTCGTGGTGGCGCTGTCGGCCGTCGTGTCGGGACGCAGCGCCTGGCTGCTGCTCGGCGTGACGGGCCTCGCCTACGCCACTGGCGCGTCGGCCATCTGGGCGGTCACCGGGTACACGGTGGCCGAGCTGCTGCTCTTCCTCTTCTTCGCTCCCCGGCTTCGGCGATTCAGCGAAGCCTACGGATGCGTGACCTTACCCGACGTCTTTGCGGCACGGTTCGACGACGGCGACGGCCGGCTGCGCCTGGCCGTGGTCGCGGTGATCCTCGTGTTCATGGTGAGCTACGTCGCCGCGCAGTTCGTGGGCGGCGGCAAGGCCTTCGCCGCCGGCTTCGGCCTCGCGCCGGCGACCGGCGTCGCGCTGACCGCAGGCATCGTGCTCGTCTACACGCTGCTCGGCGGGTTCCTCGCGGTGAGCCTGACCGACGCCCTGCAGGCCGGCCTCATGATCGCCGCGCTCGTCGTGCTGCCGGCCGTGGCCATCGTCGACTTCGGCGGCTGGCACATGGTGGCCGGCGCACTCTCGATGCACTCTCCCACGCTGCTCGACCCGTTCGCGCTCTCGGGCGGCGCGCTCGTCGGCTTTCTCGGCATCGGCCTCGGCTCACCCGGCAGCCCGCACATCGTCGTCCGCTACATGTCGATTGCCGACCCCGCGCAGCTCAGGGTGTCGGCGCTCGTCGGCACCGTGTGGAACGTCGTCATGGGGTGGGGCGCGGTGGCGATTGGACTCGCCGGCCGGGCCTACTTTCCAGACGTGGCGGCACTGCCCGCCGGCGATACCGAACAGCTCTTCCCGACGCTCGCGCGCGAGCACCTGCACCCGTTCGTCTTCGGCGCGGTCGTCGCGGCCGTCTTCGCGGCGATCATGTCGACGGCCGATTCGCAGCTGCTCGTCGCGGCCTCGGCGGTCGTGCGCGACGTCTACCAGCAGGTCGTCGCGCGCGGCCGCGAGGTCTCCGAGCGTCTGCTCGTCGCGTACAGCCGCACTGCGGTCGTCGTGCTCGTGCTGCTGGCGCTCGCGCTGGGCATCGTGGCGAGCGAGCTCGTCTTCTGGCTCGTGCTCTTCGCCTGGGCGGGCCCCGGCGCGGCGCTCGGCCCGCCGCTGCTCGTCGCGTTCGCGTGGCGCGGCGCCACGCGCGCGGGCATGCTCGCGGGCATCCTGGCCGGCACGCTCACGACCGTGGTGTGGTACCTCACGCCGGCGCTGAAGGGCGCGATGTACGAGCTCGTGCCCGGCTTCGCTGCAGGCCTCGCCGCGACCATCGTGGTGAGCCTGTTGACCCGCCGCCCGGCCGCGACTGATGCGATGTTCGAGGCGATGGAAGGACCGCGTCGTCGCGGCCCCGGCATCTGA